Part of the Lolium rigidum isolate FL_2022 chromosome 6, APGP_CSIRO_Lrig_0.1, whole genome shotgun sequence genome, GGACGTGGCAGAGCACCCAGTACTCGTCCTCCGCGCCCTCGTCCGCGCGGCGGTAGCACAGCGGGTCCGTGATCTCGTACTCCGTCATCACCCACCCGGTGCTCCGCCGCCCCTCCGCCCCGCCGAGCACGTAGAAGCCGTACCTGGTCCTGGACCAGCGCGCCACCACGCCCAGCGCCGTCACCGACCGCCCGTGCTCCCGGTTCCCGCTGTGCATCCACGAGCCCCCGCCGCCCGCCGGGGTGCGCCGCACCACGGCGTTGCCCCGCCTCCGCGCCGCGAAGAAGTACCCGTGCCCGCGCTGGAGCAGCCCGTGCCGCGCCAGCAGCTCCCACGGCGTCGCCGCGCAGGGGTCCGCCTCCACCACGGCGCCGGGCACCCGGGGCGCGAACCCGCGCAGCTGCGGACGCAGGAAGTGCAGCACCAGCTCGTCCTCCGAAGGCTCGAAGTCGAaccccaccttctccttctccttctccttctccgtctcctcctccccgCCGGCGAACAGAACCAGATTCTTCTGCTCCTCCATTACTCTAGCTAGTCTACCCCTCGCTGGGATGAAGTCAATGCTGCTGAGGACAAGATGCGGCGAGGGACAGAGACAGCTAAGCTGAAAAGATAGCCATTCGGCACGCACTTCCAACCAACCACCCGCTACCATGGAGGCATGGACCTTTCCCCTTTCGGCCCAACACGACCTACTCGATCCAGCCCAATCTGGATCGCTGCTAACAGCTTCCAGCATGCCCAAATCTGGTGattctcaacaaaaaaaagtGACCAaatctggcagttttttttttccaaaataggGATGaccctagcctctgcatcaatagatgcacacaattTTTTTATTGCATAGTTTAGTAACTCATAGGTTTACATCTCATGGGTCACATAAGGTGTACATAAAAATCAACAGGCGAAATAAAATCAATACAAGTCGTCTATGCATCTTTTAGTCATCTAGAAAGCCGCTAGCCACCTTGGTTGAAGATATCACATGCAACCGTCTCCCGATGGGTACACCCAGTATCCATATGCGCACTTTGCGCTTCTAGAAGCAACGCTCTAGTTGCTCATCGATTTTCTGTGTATATAAAAAATATGGATACGACCAAGACACACGCTCTAGCACTCTCTTCTCGTATCACTTCCCAGCTCTAGATGCCATTGTCCTCCTTATGGTACTCGAggaagtccgctcttcaatcgcttCTTCTCTAACCTCTATGTAGACCGCATCTTCCTGCGTTGTCTCGCAGCCTAATTATATGGTACAAGGAAACCTAATTATACTgtacaaggaagagtaaagatggtactcaacatgtccaggAATATGAgatggtgtttgatgcactatcaCTACTTAGAACAGCACAATTCTCAAAAAGAATGCATTTTGCAGGATAAAAGagtcaaattttatctgaataacTAGTCCCCTATGGACTCATTTCCTGCCGCCTGCTCGCGGTTCCAGCAAGGAACATGGAGTGACAAGTTACACTTTTTACACTCTCGGGAGGTTCATTTGACAAGAATACATTCCTCCTATAAAAGTCCCAAGAAGACCCGCTCAAccaggccacttcaagggggcaaATTCATCTGGTGCGTCCGTTTCCACCATACAGTAAAGGGAAAAGATACGTAAAAGCGCCGCACCGCCCTCTTATCCGTGCGGCGGAAAAAACGATTGTCTACTTAAGGGCCACGCACCACATGCCATCGTGAAGTACTCTCCACCGCTCATTCTCTCTCTATCCAAAACAACCACGGGAAGCTCCGTGCAGGGGAGGTTCCACGAGGCTGCTGCCACCGGCACACGCCTGGGCACTGGGCAGAAGGCCGCCGCGCCGGGGGAGGCCACCGCCGTCGTGCTAGCCTCGATGGAGGCCGCTGCAGCCGGGCACGCGCcggggtcgccgccgccgtcgggctGGCATcgaggccgccaccgccgggaGCACGCCGGGGGGAGGTTGCCGCCGTCGGGCTGGCATCAAGGTCGCCGCCCCAGGGAAGACGCCGCCCCAGGGAAGACGCCGCCCGGGAACACGTCGGGGGGGGGGGTTGCCGCCGTTGGGCTGGGGTTGGGGCAGGCCCCCCCCGCCGGGCCCACGCCGGGGGGGGTTGCCGCCGTTGGGCTGGTGTTGAGGCAGGCCGCGGGGCACTCCTCGAGGGAAGCCGCCGGAGAGAACGCGGCAGGGACGCTGCTGCCGACGAGCGTGAGGAGTCGCTAACGAGGCGAATCGCAGTCTGTGGGTTCCACACCTCAAGAGGTCGTACCATGGGGAGACGCCTCCGAGCACCTCGGCCTCGGCGGGCAGATATCCGCCGCACACGTTTGGGCGCTGCAGCATGGCCGATGCCAGGCACCTGCTGGCAGTAAGATGTGTTTGTGAGCCAAAACCGCTTTGAGGGCGAGCACGCCATGGCGGGGCTGTTGGTGCTCACATGATGACATGCACCAGGGAGAGTAGAAGCTGCAAGAAACGGTCGTAGAAGGAAGCCGAGCTCTATCCTCTACAAAACGTGAGTCTTCCATGTTTGTCATTTTTTGTTGATAATAATTTAGTAGCTACGGCTAATTTAATCTGGCAATCGTGCCTAATTAATCTGGATACTGGCTTGGCAAAGATGGTGGTAATTGCTTAATAGGCTATTAATCTGGCAATCATGGCTAATTAATATGGCTAAAGTGGCTAATTAATCTGGTAATtactttgtcaaagaacatggcaATTGGAGTAGGTAGACAATTTATCTGTCAATTCTGGCTAATTAATCGGGCAGTCTTGGATAATTATTCTGGTAATTgtggttttgcaaaaaaaaacatgttgCTAGTTAATCTGGTACTAGTTGCTAACAAGGTTAATCTGATGATTAACTTGATTTAGAGATAATCTGATAGTTGCTTCTTATAAACATCCTGGTATTTTTTCTGTGTAGGCAATGATGTTTAACAAGTGAGCAAAATCAAAGACCCGAAAAATATGTCCCAGAATGAAGCAAATTGAACTTATGGAGCTGCTGGAGAGCCGCTGCAGTTTTCTGGTGTTCCTGTTTCAAATTATGAGATTTGGTTGTCTATatatctggccatgggcagcccggcccgaacgggccggcccggcccggcccgaaattccCGGGCTGGGCCATGCCTTATCTGTCTGCTGGGTCGGGCCTGGGCCTAAAAATTTGGCCCGATGAGTAACTCGGGCCGGGCCTGGGTACTATTTTCAGCCCGAATTTGgctcggcccggcccggcccgaccatccTACCTCCACTTTCCACTCAGCCCACCAAGCACCACACAACCTAACCAGCAAACCCCACGTCTCCACGACCCCCATCCACGCGCAGTCGCGCACAACCGCACAATCCCCAGTTCCCCACCCAGATAGAACCCTAGCAGCTGCCCACCAGCACGTCCTTCCCGTGGAGCGCCGCCGCACCTCCGTCTTCGCCCGCAGCCGCTGCCCCTCCGTCTTCGCCCGCAGCCGCTGCCCCTCCGTCTTCGCCCGCATCCGCCGGCCCTCCGTCGTCCGCGGCCGCCTCACCTCCATCCTCGCCCGCGGCCGCCGATCTGCATCCTCGCCCGCGGCCGCCGCCCCTGCATCGTCTGCGGCCGCCGCACGTCCATCCTCGCCCGCGACCGTCGACCCGCGTCCTCGTCTGTGGCCGTCGACCCGCCTCCTCGTCCATGGCCGTCGACCTGCGTCTTGTCCTGCAACCAGCCGCACCTCCGTCCTCACCCTCAGCCGTTGTTGTCTTCCGTCGCCCACGCGCAGAGATGTACGGTGGTTTTTGGCAGATCTCCGCTTCCGTAAACGATAAAACAACCGTATTTTTGCTGCTCAGGATCGCTAGGAAAGTATCATTGTCGGGCCGTCGGGCCGGGCTACGGGCCGTCGGGCTTCtcatcgggccgggctcgggcctaaaAAATTGTGAATcccgtcgggccgggccgggcctgggcctgaACTTTAGACGTCGGGCTAGTTAAaaacaaggtttagggttttggtgcttaggGAAACATCCCAGCCCgttccacatatatatatatatacatgaccAATACAACATACACGTCCGTATACAACACGTATAGGCGTGTGCTACAAGTAAGACAGAGTTAGATGACAATTACAattctaacactccccctcaatctaaACCGCTATGAACAAAGGTTAAGATTGAACCGGAATCTATCTAACATCTGTCTAGTGGCTGGCTTAGTAAACACATCAGCCAATTGGTCATGAGTGGATATGAACCTGACATCCAAGTCACCAGCAGCAACTCGCTCTCGcacaaagtgaaaatcaatctCTATGTGTTTCATCCGAGCATGAAAAACTGGATTCCAGGTATGTCGCCCctagattatcacaccataataTGGGAGGACGCTGTCGAACAACACCAAGTTCCTTGAGTAGAGAATCTACCCAAATAGCTTCAGCCGCTCCATTAGCCAATGCTTTATACTCTGCCTCGGTACTAGATCTCGAGACAGTAGGTTGCTTCTTTGCACTCCAAGAAACAAGATTTGGACCAACAAATACTGCAAACCCGCTGGTAGACCGCCTATCATCAACACATCCAGCCCAATCGGCGTACGTAAAAATACGATGACGGTAGATGTGGACCTGTGGAAACGTAAGCCTGTTTCCGGTGTCCCTTTGACATAACGTAGAATTCGCTGACATGATTCCCAATGAACATCCGTGGGCTGTGACAAAAGCTGACAAACTTTGTTGACAGCGAACGAGATATCCGGCCTCGGTATGTGTCAAATACGCAATCCACCAACTACAACTGCGATACCGATGAGCATCATCCGAGCCGAGTGGAGTACCGGTGCCTCTAGCTAAAGTCTCGAGATGCGAGAGTGGAGTGGTGGCCGGGTTACAATTCTCCATGTTCActcgatgaagaagatcaagtgcatACTTCCGTTGAGTCAAGGTTAGCCCCCCTGAATTGTAAGTGGCCTCCAATCCAAGAAAATATGACAACGGGCCCAAATCCTTGATAGGAAAATTACTGGAAAGAGCTCGAACCGGAACATCAACAACCTGCGGAGTAGAGCCAGCAATgacaatgtcatcgacatagaccaGCATAAAAATCTGCACTCCAGCGCGTGAGTTGAAGAACAAGGATGTATCCGCTTTAGAAGAGGAGAAACCAAGGCGATAAAGAAGCTGACTCAGGCGAGCATACCACGCTCGCGGCGACTGCTTCAGACCATAGATGGATCGCTGAAGCTTGCAAACATGAGAGGGATACCGAGTGTCCTCGAAACCAGGCGGCTGCTGCATATACACATCCTCAGCCAAGAACCCATGCAGAAACGCATTACTGACATCCACCTGCCGGAGACACCATCCGCGAGAAACTGCGAGAGACAGTATAATACGAACCGTAGCAGCCTTCACCACCGGGCTGAAGGTATCTCCATAGTCAATCCCATGCTGTTGTGTAAAACCACGCGCAACTAACCGCGCTTTATGCTTATCAATGGAGCCATCCGGACGATGCTTCGTTTTAAAAATCCACTTGCTGCCCACAATATTGACACCAGGCGGCCGCGGGACAAGAATCCAAGTGCCATTCTGTTGAAGTGCATCAAACTCAGCAGTCATCGCCGATTGCCATGCAGGCTCACGAAGGGCTTCGCGATGAGAGGTAGGAGCCGCAAAGAACGCCCGGCGACGCGGATCATACCGCACGGTACCATCTGTGTACGTTTTCTCTTTGCGAGTCTGGTCACGGTGGCGCGTTACCATGGCATGTTGGTTCACGATGGAATCAGCCGAAGACGGCGCGGCTGCTGGAGACGCAGCAGCAGGCGCGAACGAAGCAGGAGGCCGGCTCGGCTCGCCGATGCTGCTCAGCGGCTCGCTGGCGCTGTTCAGCTCCTGCGCGTGCATGGGCGCGCCATGCACGTCGATCACAGCAGGCACAGGAGCGCGGGCTTCGATCGCCCCACCATCGACGGACTCAAGCGGCGAGCTGTCTGGCACATGTGGAGAAACAACACTTGGAACAGATGGATCAGTAGACAAATAAGACAGATCATAATTCCGCACTGGTTCACTAGTAACTGGTTCATCAGACGGAAAACGAATGGCTTGTTCAAGGGTGGACACATCAACGGACACGCCAGGGGTGGCAAACGGGAAAACCGACTCATCAAACACCACGTCACGGGAGATGTAAATTCTTCCTGTGGTTCGATCTAAGCACTTGTACCCCTTATGCATGGGACTATACCCCAGAAACACACACATCTTAGAACGGAATTCTAGCTTATGAGAGTTGTATTTGCGAAGACtaggccaacaagcacacccGAAGATGCGAAGAAAGGAATAGTTGGGCTGAACATGCATTAGGCgatattgaaggagatatgccctagaggcaataataaagtggttattggtcggagtgagtactcaaccatgtccgcatagttcgcgaaccgtagggtgacacacttaaggtttgatgttgaaatggtagaacttgaatatggaatggagttcgaatatttgttcggagtcccggatgagatcccggacatcacgaggagttccggaatggtccggagaataagattcatatataggaagtcatattccaagtttggaaatgatccggtgcatttatggcaggttctagaaggttctagaaaagtccggaagaaatcaccatggaaagtagagtcccggagggactccaccttgcatggccagccaaccctaaaggggaggagtccaaggtggactcccctagggtggccggccaacccacctcaaggaaaggtgggagtcccaccttgggtaggactccctccttgagtaggtttcccacatatgggaggttttagtgttggggtcttattcgaagacttggactagaactcttggggcttccacctatataatgaggaggagagggagggggcagccactctttggctcagccttggccgcaccccttagagggccggcgcccaacccccctctctccccaaaccctagcttcttctcctcctccacttctcccgcatatgcttagcgaagc contains:
- the LOC124662374 gene encoding NAC domain-containing protein 48-like; this encodes MEEQKNLVLFAGGEEETEKEKEKEKVGFDFEPSEDELVLHFLRPQLRGFAPRVPGAVVEADPCAATPWELLARHGLLQRGHGYFFAARRRGNAVVRRTPAGGGGSWMHSGNREHGRSVTALGVVARWSRTRYGFYVLGGAEGRRSTGWVMTEYEITDPLCYRRADEGAEDEYWVLCHVRRSCRTNAGKPSSRRRSLVLASI